One genomic region from Argentina anserina chromosome 2, drPotAnse1.1, whole genome shotgun sequence encodes:
- the LOC126783437 gene encoding ethylene-responsive transcription factor-like protein At4g13040: protein MVSLRRRRLLGLCSGRSSVLTPLPLFCDNTKLDNVHLMPSENRNLRDRSGAKTEPPSSTAYGSSLANEQPQKYVPGPPIKRRKRHRRKHIHNQEPCLMRGVYFKNMKWQAAIKVDKKQIHLGTVGSQEEAAHLYDRAAFMCGREPNFELPEEEKQELMKFKWEEFLAVTRHSINNKKLKKWQWSASEKRSETPPLQHGDWEDKQDVNGLSTSEDGEEDRRVS from the exons ATGGTGAGCTTAAGAAGGCGCAGGCTCTTGGGATTATGCTCTG GGCGAAGTTCCGTTCTAACTCCACTTCCTTTGTTTTGTGACAACACAAAACTTGACAATGTACACCTCATGCCTTCGGAAAATAGAAATCTTCGAGACAGG AGTGGTGCAAAAACAGAACCTCCATCATCAACAGCTTATGGTTCTAGCTTGGCAAACGAGCAACCTCAAAAATACGTTCCAG GGCCACCAATTAAGCGCAGAAAACGACACCGCAGAAAGCATATTCATAACCAAGAACCATGTCTGATGAGAGGTGTCTatttcaaaaatatgaaatggcAGGCAGCAATTAAGGTTgataaaaaacaaattcacttGGGCACTGTTGGTTCACAAGAAGAGGCTGCTCATTTGTACGACAG GGCTGCTTTCATGTGTGGGAGGGAGCCAAATTTTGAGCTTCCTGAAGAGGAGAAGCAAGAATTGATGAAGTTCAAGTGGGAGGAATTCTTGGCGGTGACTCGTCACTCCATAAACAACAAAA AGCTCAAGAAATGGCAGTGGTCTGCCTCAGAAAAAAGGTCTGAGACACCTCCATTACAACATGGTGACTGGGAAGACAAGCAAGACGTAAATGGTCTCTCAACCTCGGAAGATGGGGAGGAAGACAGACGAGTTTCTTGA